The Methylotenera sp. G11 genome includes a window with the following:
- a CDS encoding LysR family transcriptional regulator → MDFNETAVFVKVVQAGSFSAAARQLGLPTSTISTRISRLEARLGTTLLQRTTRRLSLTQAGTVYYQHAALGLSYMLEAEAALDEARQQPQGRLKITAPADLGDHLLAGLLEETQREFPVLELELILTDRYIDLVADGVDVAIRTGELRDSSMVAKSLGIIRWALFAHRDYLEQAAPLAVPQDLHLHRCVQFTPLGRDAWNLVSRQHALTIPMPGRTMANNIGVVKSMAEHQQGVALLPAFICRQSVSCGKLVRVLPEWEGTADPVHLVYPKQRFMPPKLRAFIDLAQEKLKAHFLE, encoded by the coding sequence ATGGATTTTAATGAAACGGCTGTATTTGTGAAGGTTGTGCAAGCCGGGAGCTTCAGTGCCGCAGCGCGGCAATTAGGCTTGCCCACGTCGACCATCAGTACCAGGATATCCAGGCTGGAAGCCCGGCTTGGCACTACCCTGCTGCAGAGAACAACACGCAGGTTAAGCCTCACGCAGGCAGGCACCGTTTATTATCAGCATGCTGCTTTAGGTTTAAGCTACATGCTTGAAGCGGAAGCTGCGCTTGATGAAGCCCGCCAGCAGCCGCAGGGCAGGCTCAAAATCACCGCACCTGCTGATCTGGGCGATCACTTGCTGGCCGGGCTGCTGGAAGAGACGCAACGTGAGTTCCCAGTCCTGGAATTGGAGCTGATATTAACGGACCGCTACATAGACCTGGTTGCGGATGGCGTGGATGTTGCGATCCGGACTGGGGAACTGCGGGATTCCAGCATGGTTGCCAAGTCGCTCGGTATCATCCGCTGGGCATTGTTCGCCCATCGTGACTATCTGGAACAGGCCGCTCCTTTGGCCGTGCCGCAGGATCTGCATTTGCATCGCTGCGTACAGTTTACCCCTTTAGGGCGGGATGCCTGGAACCTGGTCAGTCGCCAGCATGCACTGACGATACCCATGCCAGGCCGAACCATGGCGAATAACATAGGCGTTGTAAAATCCATGGCCGAGCATCAGCAGGGAGTGGCATTGCTGCCGGCATTTATCTGCAGGCAGAGCGTCAGCTGCGGCAAGCTGGTGCGTGTCTTGCCGGAGTGGGAGGGCACGGCGGACCCTGTGCACCTGGTGTATCCCAAACAGCGATTCATGCCACCTAAGCTACGCGCTTTTATCGACCTTGCGCAGGAAAAATTAAAGGCGCATTTCCTGGAGTAA
- the ubiM gene encoding 5-demethoxyubiquinol-8 5-hydroxylase UbiM produces the protein MNFDIVIVGAGPSGLCFAQALAGCGLRIAIIERQHESQLASPAFDGREIALTHRSVQLMQALGIWNRIDQAAISPLRDARVLNGPSLYAMNIDHRDSRKQELGYLVANDLIRKAAYEVVKASPDITLLTEARISALGTNNEGAHITLANGEEITAQLLVAADSRFSETRRAMGIAATMHDFGKTMMVCVMEHSIPHRHVAWEWFDYGQTLALLPMNGMQSSVVITLPTADIQPLMTMSETDFNHAVAMRFKHRLGDMQLKSTRHAYPLVTAYASRLVAERFALIGDAAVGMHPVTAHGFNFGLSGIDVLAHEIKTAQARGGSIAATAMLERYERKHRLRTRPLFIATHAIAKLYGDDSMPARMVRAASLRISNRIAPLKRAVARMLTEAG, from the coding sequence ATGAATTTCGACATTGTCATTGTGGGTGCAGGCCCTTCCGGGCTCTGTTTTGCGCAGGCGCTTGCCGGCTGCGGTCTGCGCATCGCCATTATCGAGCGCCAGCACGAATCCCAATTAGCCAGCCCCGCATTTGACGGGCGCGAAATTGCGCTGACGCACCGCTCCGTGCAGCTCATGCAGGCACTTGGAATATGGAATCGCATAGACCAGGCTGCAATTTCCCCGTTGCGTGATGCACGCGTGCTGAACGGGCCTTCGCTTTACGCCATGAACATCGATCACCGCGATAGCCGTAAACAGGAGCTGGGCTATCTGGTAGCGAATGACCTGATCCGCAAAGCCGCCTATGAGGTGGTCAAGGCATCGCCGGATATCACGCTGCTGACAGAAGCCAGAATCAGCGCGCTTGGCACCAATAACGAAGGCGCACATATCACCCTTGCAAACGGAGAGGAAATAACGGCGCAGCTGCTGGTGGCGGCAGACAGCCGGTTCTCGGAAACCCGCAGGGCCATGGGCATCGCGGCAACCATGCACGACTTTGGTAAAACCATGATGGTATGCGTCATGGAACACAGCATCCCCCACCGGCATGTGGCCTGGGAGTGGTTCGATTATGGCCAGACCCTTGCGCTGCTGCCGATGAACGGTATGCAGTCATCGGTCGTCATCACCTTGCCCACAGCCGATATTCAGCCACTCATGACGATGAGCGAAACTGATTTTAATCATGCCGTGGCCATGCGTTTCAAACACCGGCTGGGCGACATGCAGCTGAAATCCACACGGCATGCTTATCCGCTGGTGACCGCCTACGCCAGCAGGCTTGTCGCAGAACGTTTTGCATTGATCGGTGATGCTGCGGTAGGCATGCACCCGGTAACCGCGCACGGCTTCAATTTCGGCCTCAGCGGCATTGATGTGCTGGCACATGAAATTAAAACAGCACAAGCCAGGGGTGGCAGCATTGCAGCCACAGCCATGCTTGAACGCTACGAAAGAAAACATCGCCTCCGGACACGCCCGCTCTTTATCGCCACGCATGCGATTGCAAAACTGTATGGTGATGACTCCATGCCGGCACGCATGGTCAGGGCGGCTTCCCTGCGTATCAGCAATCGTATCGCACCATTGAAACGTGCAGTTGCCCGCATGCTGACAGAAGCCGGCTAG
- a CDS encoding c-type cytochrome, which yields MATRFTKSMARNIFFGGSLFFFLLFLALTFDTNQKLPKRDNSQNLTASAIHGKKLWETNNCIGCHTLLGEGAYFAPELGNVYKRRGPDFIKAWIKSQPTGAPGRRQMPQFNFTEQELDDLVEFLKYTSEINTNNWPPNIEG from the coding sequence ATGGCAACGAGATTCACTAAATCCATGGCGCGCAATATTTTCTTCGGCGGGTCGCTTTTCTTTTTCCTGCTGTTCCTGGCGCTTACTTTTGATACCAACCAGAAGCTGCCCAAACGCGATAACAGCCAGAACCTGACCGCTTCGGCCATTCATGGCAAGAAACTATGGGAGACCAATAACTGCATCGGCTGCCATACCTTGCTGGGCGAAGGTGCATATTTCGCACCGGAGCTGGGTAATGTGTATAAGCGCCGCGGCCCTGATTTCATCAAGGCATGGATCAAGTCACAACCGACAGGCGCGCCGGGCAGAAGGCAAATGCCGCAATTCAATTTCACGGAGCAGGAGCTGGATGATCTGGTTGAGTTCCTGAAATATACCTCAGAGATCAACACCAATAACTGGCCTCCGAATATCGAAGGTTAA
- a CDS encoding cbb3-type cytochrome c oxidase subunit I, which yields MQYQSQAVAKPYFIAAIALFTGQILFGLIMGLQYVVGDFLFPEIPFNVARMVHTNLLIVWLLFGFMGATYYLIPEESETELFSPRLAIITFWVFLAAGVATILGYLAVPYATLAKFTGNDLLMTMGREFLEQPLPTKVGIVIVVLSFIFNVLMTMLKGRKTAISLVLVLGLVGLAVFFLFSFYNPHNLVKDKYYWWWVVHLWVEGVWELILGAILAFVLIKVTGVDREVVEKWLYVIITMTLITGIIGTGHHYYWIGAPAYWQVWGSVFSALEPIPFFMLTIFAFNMVNKRRREHPNQAAILWALGTGVMSFLGAGVWGFLHTLAPVNYYTHGTQLTAAHGHMAFYGAYAMVVLTIISYAMPILRGRAANSNKAQVVEMWSFWLMTVAMVFITLFLTAAGVLQTWLQRISTTPMSFMATQDSVAIFYWMREGAGVVFLIGLIVYISSFFIKGETKAK from the coding sequence ATGCAATATCAATCTCAGGCAGTGGCGAAGCCTTATTTCATCGCCGCAATCGCCTTGTTTACCGGCCAGATTCTATTTGGCCTGATCATGGGTCTGCAATACGTAGTGGGGGATTTCCTGTTCCCTGAAATTCCGTTCAACGTCGCACGTATGGTGCATACCAACTTGCTGATCGTGTGGCTGCTGTTTGGCTTCATGGGTGCAACCTATTACCTGATACCGGAAGAATCCGAGACCGAACTGTTCAGCCCCAGGCTGGCCATCATCACGTTCTGGGTGTTCCTGGCTGCCGGTGTGGCCACCATCCTGGGGTATCTTGCCGTGCCTTATGCCACGCTGGCAAAGTTCACCGGCAATGACCTGCTGATGACCATGGGGCGTGAGTTCCTCGAGCAGCCCCTGCCGACCAAGGTGGGGATCGTGATCGTGGTGCTGTCATTCATCTTCAATGTACTGATGACCATGCTCAAGGGCCGCAAAACCGCAATCAGCCTGGTGCTGGTGCTGGGCCTGGTGGGTCTGGCCGTGTTTTTCCTGTTCTCGTTCTACAACCCGCACAATCTGGTGAAAGATAAATATTACTGGTGGTGGGTCGTGCATCTGTGGGTGGAGGGCGTTTGGGAGCTGATTCTGGGCGCGATCCTGGCCTTTGTGCTGATCAAGGTGACCGGCGTGGACCGTGAAGTGGTTGAGAAATGGCTGTACGTCATTATCACCATGACCCTGATCACCGGCATCATCGGTACCGGCCACCATTACTACTGGATAGGCGCACCTGCCTACTGGCAAGTGTGGGGCAGCGTGTTCTCTGCGCTGGAGCCGATACCGTTCTTCATGCTGACCATCTTTGCTTTCAATATGGTGAATAAACGCCGCCGCGAGCACCCTAACCAGGCTGCCATATTGTGGGCGCTCGGCACCGGTGTGATGTCGTTCCTGGGCGCCGGCGTGTGGGGGTTCCTGCATACATTGGCACCGGTCAACTACTACACCCACGGTACGCAACTTACCGCAGCGCACGGCCACATGGCTTTCTATGGCGCCTATGCCATGGTCGTGCTCACCATCATTTCATATGCAATGCCGATATTGCGCGGCCGTGCTGCCAACAGCAACAAGGCGCAAGTGGTCGAGATGTGGTCATTCTGGCTGATGACGGTGGCAATGGTGTTCATCACCTTGTTCCTGACCGCGGCAGGCGTATTGCAGACATGGCTGCAGCGTATTTCCACAACGCCGATGAGCTTTATGGCAACGCAGGATTCAGTCGCGATTTTCTACTGGATGCGCGAAGGCGCAGGCGTGGTGTTCCTGATCGGCCTGATCGTTTACATCAGCAGTTTCTTTATCAAGGGTGAAACCAAAGCGAAGTAA
- a CDS encoding cytochrome c oxidase subunit 3 family protein, with product MNTNTALVNKTEDLPGDFAIWIFILAEMLVFGVMFIVYAFARSNQLEVFNASQLTLSRSMGTLNTIILITSSYFVVRAVSAIKSGDSRQSGRWLLGTIFLGGMFVAVKLWEFKQKFLAGITLETNDFYMFYLTLTFFHLMHVLMGMIILACIVYKLKHGGYSAQEHFGVETGASFWHMVDLLWIVLFPLIYIIR from the coding sequence ATGAATACAAATACGGCATTAGTGAATAAAACAGAAGACCTGCCAGGTGACTTTGCCATCTGGATATTTATCCTGGCAGAAATGCTGGTATTTGGCGTGATGTTTATCGTATACGCCTTTGCACGCTCCAACCAGCTTGAAGTGTTCAATGCATCGCAGCTTACGCTGAGCCGCAGCATGGGCACGCTGAATACGATTATCCTGATCACCAGCAGCTATTTTGTCGTGCGCGCGGTGTCTGCGATCAAATCCGGCGATTCGAGGCAATCCGGACGCTGGCTGCTCGGTACGATCTTTCTGGGCGGCATGTTCGTGGCGGTGAAGCTGTGGGAATTCAAGCAGAAGTTTTTGGCCGGCATTACGCTTGAGACTAACGATTTCTACATGTTCTACCTGACGCTTACTTTTTTTCACCTGATGCATGTGCTGATGGGCATGATCATCCTTGCCTGTATCGTTTATAAACTCAAGCATGGCGGCTACAGTGCACAGGAACATTTCGGGGTCGAGACCGGCGCCTCGTTCTGGCACATGGTAGATCTGCTGTGGATTGTGCTTTTTCCGTTGATTTATATTATCCGCTGA
- a CDS encoding cytochrome C oxidase subunit IV family protein, which yields MNTPLNRFATLIWLALVILTVMTFCIGEEVSAGKTVMLSVLLISLVKGQLIANYFMGLRHVSWLWRGIILGYFVVVGSMIAIAYLK from the coding sequence ATGAATACACCATTGAACCGTTTTGCTACACTGATCTGGCTGGCGCTGGTCATCCTCACCGTCATGACCTTTTGCATAGGTGAAGAAGTGAGCGCCGGAAAAACCGTGATGCTGAGCGTGCTGTTGATTTCCCTGGTCAAAGGGCAGCTGATCGCCAATTATTTTATGGGGCTGCGTCATGTAAGCTGGCTGTGGCGCGGCATTATCCTGGGTTATTTTGTGGTGGTCGGCAGCATGATTGCGATTGCTTACCTGAAATAG
- a CDS encoding CbbQ/NirQ/NorQ/GpvN family protein — translation MDTKTDNTPFYEPGGDECELFERAWNNRLPLLIKGPTGCGKTRFVSHMAARLNLPLYTVACHDDLTAADLVGRHLIGDGETIWNDGPLTRAVREGGICYLDEVVEARKDTTVVLHPLADDRRMLPIDRTGEQLQAPPSFMLVVSYNPGYQNFLKGMKPSTRQRFVSLTFDFPTAAQEEAVLVGETGIDTMTAKRLVSIAGAFRALRDHDLEEVASTRLLVYAATLIKDGYDPVRACRAALVETLTDDAETAVALHEVVSATFGR, via the coding sequence ATGGATACAAAAACAGACAATACCCCGTTCTACGAACCCGGCGGCGATGAGTGCGAGCTGTTTGAGCGCGCCTGGAATAACCGTTTGCCATTGCTGATCAAAGGCCCTACCGGCTGCGGTAAGACACGTTTTGTGTCGCATATGGCGGCACGCCTGAACTTGCCGCTGTATACCGTGGCCTGTCACGATGACCTTACCGCAGCGGATCTGGTCGGGCGCCACCTGATCGGTGACGGCGAAACCATCTGGAATGATGGACCGCTGACACGGGCAGTGCGCGAGGGCGGCATCTGCTACCTGGATGAAGTGGTGGAGGCGCGTAAAGATACCACCGTGGTACTGCACCCGCTGGCGGACGACAGGCGCATGCTGCCGATCGACCGCACTGGTGAGCAGTTGCAGGCGCCGCCGTCGTTCATGCTCGTGGTGTCTTACAACCCGGGTTACCAGAATTTCCTGAAAGGCATGAAGCCTTCTACCCGGCAGCGTTTTGTGTCGCTGACCTTTGATTTTCCGACTGCAGCGCAGGAAGAAGCGGTGCTGGTCGGTGAAACCGGCATTGACACGATGACAGCCAAACGCCTGGTTTCCATTGCCGGCGCATTCCGCGCCTTGCGTGACCACGACCTGGAAGAAGTCGCCAGCACTCGCCTGCTGGTCTATGCAGCCACTTTGATTAAAGATGGTTATGACCCGGTGCGCGCCTGTCGTGCGGCACTGGTGGAAACCCTGACCGACGACGCAGAAACCGCAGTCGCCTTGCATGAGGTGGTCAGCGCCACCTTCGGGCGCTGA
- a CDS encoding nitric oxide reductase activation protein NorD, translating into MEEYVGALWDRLITGAAEKRHAAAAVRLDDIAKSAAIFFRALGGDPGLGISAAPAVRHGARRRLLQRVAGSGEKIELSWRDGEVLRLPSQIDLFAEQALNRDLYFWLVALAAADIDSSLPWIIRNQLATQATLERFPGLQNRYARLVAAVIALRIPPQKLPPDEAAQENAIRQALQYPGTVGAITLAARPFQPVPLWPHPCPPVSAAATGAAGAGSPEQGGSAANKKSRRKHMAERTDAKEDKNGFLMMFRAESLFSWSEFVKVNRPQDEEDDAETAQLAAEDMDMLTIARDGKTSAASVRFDLDLPAGAADDTPLGEGVLLPEWNWKKQVLQPDYCSLQQLIAMDAKPCELPSALKNTANQLRRQFQALTPVRHWLKGQQDGDELDMDAWVQLASERNSTMPTSEHGLYRAQVNQERDLACLLLADISLSTDAYVSNHARVIDVIRDSLLLFSEALAATGDSFALYGFSSLKRSHVRFHYIKGFEEQYSGQVRGRITAIKPGYYTRMGAAIRQAASLLVQQKKRQRLLLILTDGKPNDLDQYEGRYGIEDTRVALIEARKLGLRPFCVTIDTEASDYLPHLFGAGGYVVIRNPEDLPKELPLLYAQMTR; encoded by the coding sequence ATGGAAGAATACGTAGGAGCGCTGTGGGATCGCCTGATTACCGGCGCGGCAGAGAAGCGCCATGCCGCGGCTGCCGTCAGGCTGGATGATATTGCCAAATCTGCCGCGATATTTTTCCGGGCATTGGGCGGTGACCCCGGGCTGGGTATTTCGGCTGCACCGGCGGTGCGTCACGGTGCGCGCAGGCGGCTGTTGCAGCGCGTGGCCGGCAGCGGCGAAAAAATAGAGCTGTCATGGCGTGATGGCGAAGTGCTGCGGCTGCCATCACAGATCGACCTGTTTGCAGAGCAGGCGCTCAACCGCGACCTTTATTTCTGGCTGGTGGCGCTGGCGGCAGCGGATATCGATAGCAGCCTGCCATGGATTATCAGAAACCAGCTGGCTACGCAGGCTACCCTTGAGCGCTTTCCCGGTTTGCAGAATCGCTATGCCAGGCTGGTGGCGGCTGTTATCGCCCTGCGTATCCCGCCGCAAAAACTGCCGCCTGATGAAGCGGCACAGGAAAACGCGATCCGCCAGGCTTTGCAATATCCGGGGACGGTCGGTGCCATTACGCTGGCAGCACGACCATTTCAACCAGTACCGCTGTGGCCGCATCCCTGCCCTCCGGTGAGTGCGGCGGCAACTGGCGCTGCGGGTGCAGGTTCGCCCGAGCAAGGAGGCAGCGCCGCCAATAAAAAAAGCCGGCGCAAGCACATGGCCGAGCGTACCGATGCGAAAGAAGATAAAAACGGCTTTCTCATGATGTTTCGTGCCGAGAGCCTGTTTTCATGGTCTGAGTTCGTCAAGGTGAACCGTCCGCAGGATGAGGAAGACGATGCGGAAACCGCGCAGCTGGCGGCTGAAGATATGGATATGCTCACCATTGCCCGTGATGGTAAAACCAGTGCCGCCAGTGTCAGGTTTGATCTTGACCTGCCGGCCGGTGCTGCGGATGACACGCCGCTGGGTGAAGGGGTCTTGTTGCCGGAATGGAATTGGAAAAAGCAGGTTTTGCAGCCGGATTATTGCAGCCTGCAGCAGCTGATCGCGATGGATGCAAAACCCTGTGAACTGCCGTCCGCTCTGAAAAACACTGCCAATCAGCTACGGCGCCAGTTCCAGGCGCTCACACCGGTCAGGCATTGGCTCAAAGGTCAGCAGGATGGCGATGAACTGGATATGGATGCCTGGGTGCAGCTGGCTTCTGAAAGAAACAGCACGATGCCGACATCCGAGCATGGCCTGTATCGCGCACAGGTGAATCAGGAACGTGACCTGGCCTGCCTGCTGCTTGCGGATATTTCTTTATCCACCGATGCTTATGTGTCGAACCATGCGCGAGTGATCGACGTGATCCGCGATAGCCTGCTGCTGTTCTCAGAGGCGCTGGCTGCAACCGGCGACAGTTTCGCGCTGTATGGTTTTTCATCACTCAAGCGCAGCCATGTGCGCTTTCATTACATCAAGGGGTTTGAAGAGCAATATAGCGGCCAGGTGCGTGGCCGCATCACGGCGATCAAACCCGGCTACTACACGCGCATGGGTGCGGCCATCCGCCAGGCGGCCAGTTTGCTGGTGCAGCAGAAAAAGCGCCAGCGCCTGCTGCTGATACTGACAGACGGCAAGCCGAATGACCTGGACCAGTACGAGGGGCGCTATGGTATCGAAGATACGCGCGTGGCGTTGATCGAGGCAAGAAAGCTCGGGCTGCGGCCATTCTGTGTCACCATTGATACGGAAGCCAGTGATTACCTGCCGCATTTGTTCGGGGCGGGAGGTTATGTGGTGATCCGCAACCCGGAAGACCTGCCGAAAGAGCTGCCGCTGCTTTATGCGCAGATGACGCGCTAA
- a CDS encoding Crp/Fnr family transcriptional regulator encodes MNKAFISQTLSDFFMFKELAAEQIETIAGHSQLIEFPRGTSVFNRGDAAVGLYILLQGQLKLGVTSPQGSEKIISIVSPGESFGEAILFLERQFPVYAQAILDSQVLLVPKSLIFSMLDHDPLFSRKMLAGLSIRMHQLVQDIEMLSLQSCTQRFIGYLLQISADAPDASNITLPASKITIASLLNLTPETLSRTLAKLQQLGLIEVNGKDVTITDVKKLRSYDLAA; translated from the coding sequence ATGAACAAAGCCTTCATATCGCAAACCCTGTCAGATTTTTTCATGTTCAAGGAACTGGCGGCTGAACAGATTGAAACCATCGCGGGACACTCTCAGCTGATCGAGTTTCCGAGGGGCACTTCAGTTTTTAACCGCGGGGATGCGGCGGTCGGACTTTATATTTTATTGCAAGGCCAGTTAAAACTCGGCGTCACCTCGCCGCAGGGCAGTGAAAAAATCATCAGTATTGTTTCCCCCGGTGAAAGCTTTGGGGAAGCGATCCTGTTCCTGGAGCGCCAGTTTCCCGTCTATGCGCAGGCCATTCTCGATTCCCAGGTACTGCTCGTGCCCAAGAGCCTGATATTTTCAATGCTGGATCATGACCCGCTGTTTTCACGCAAGATGCTGGCGGGACTTTCCATCAGAATGCACCAACTGGTGCAGGATATAGAAATGCTGTCCTTGCAGTCCTGCACACAGCGCTTTATCGGCTACCTGCTGCAAATCAGCGCGGATGCGCCCGATGCCAGCAATATCACGCTGCCTGCCAGCAAAATCACCATTGCATCGCTGCTGAACCTGACGCCGGAAACACTTTCGCGTACCCTGGCGAAACTGCAGCAACTGGGTTTAATAGAAGTCAACGGCAAAGACGTCACCATTACCGATGTCAAAAAGCTGCGCAGCTATGATTTAGCCGCTTAG
- a CDS encoding metal-sulfur cluster assembly factor has translation MTLIVNQLNTDEQRIYKALQTVIDPEIGENLIDLGLVYGIQIHGHTATVTFTMTSYACPMSEMVIENIEDAVSKALSEGMALDLHLVWDPAWEPAMMCEQAKQRLGWD, from the coding sequence ATGACCCTGATTGTTAACCAACTGAACACTGATGAACAGCGCATCTACAAAGCACTGCAAACCGTGATAGACCCCGAAATAGGCGAAAACCTGATCGACCTCGGCCTGGTTTATGGCATTCAAATCCATGGCCATACCGCCACGGTCACCTTCACCATGACTTCATACGCCTGCCCGATGTCCGAGATGGTGATTGAAAACATCGAAGACGCGGTCAGTAAAGCGCTCAGCGAGGGTATGGCGCTTGACCTGCATTTAGTATGGGATCCGGCATGGGAGCCCGCGATGATGTGCGAACAGGCAAAACAGCGGCTGGGCTGGGATTGA
- a CDS encoding SCO family protein: protein MKTNLKHQLLLSLLFACSALSGRFQAFAEDHEHHHHETSLATPDPATVSTDSVFNITDSWTAADGKTFQLGQLGGKPTVVAMVYTSCQYVCPLTVQNIKRIERALPAAQAGKVNFALFSFDPQRDTPAKLAEFAKLHAITSPSWVLAQGSESAVRKLAVTLGIKYKKVQSGDYEHDATISILDSKGVVRFQSNAMNKDIHDATEALKALLH from the coding sequence ATGAAAACGAATCTAAAACATCAATTACTGTTATCGCTATTATTCGCATGCAGTGCCTTGTCAGGCCGTTTCCAGGCATTCGCCGAAGACCACGAACACCATCATCACGAAACTTCCCTTGCAACGCCAGACCCTGCAACCGTAAGCACTGACTCCGTGTTCAATATCACCGATAGCTGGACTGCCGCAGACGGCAAGACTTTCCAGCTTGGGCAGCTAGGTGGCAAACCGACCGTCGTGGCAATGGTCTACACTTCATGCCAGTATGTGTGCCCGCTCACGGTGCAGAACATCAAGCGCATCGAACGCGCGCTCCCTGCGGCACAGGCCGGCAAAGTAAACTTTGCCTTATTCTCGTTTGATCCGCAGCGTGATACCCCGGCAAAGCTCGCGGAATTTGCAAAGCTGCATGCCATCACTTCGCCATCCTGGGTATTGGCACAGGGCAGCGAAAGCGCCGTGCGCAAACTGGCGGTCACGCTGGGCATCAAATATAAAAAAGTACAGTCCGGGGATTATGAACACGATGCCACGATTTCCATCCTGGACAGCAAAGGCGTGGTCAGATTCCAGTCGAACGCGATGAACAAAGATATCCATGACGCTACAGAAGCACTGAAAGCATTACTGCATTAA
- a CDS encoding formylglycine-generating enzyme family protein produces the protein MKTRQPTFISALILSTALISTAAVSAEDMVLVPEGSFTPFFLKKDNANSSSAAAQAINAFWLDATPVTNRKFQAFVNKHPAWHKSNIRKIFTDSHYLAHWQNTQGSADTADLDKPVVNVSWFAAEAYCEAQDKRLPSTDEWEYALTDNGRDQENLQKQIINWYSVPNQELPAVGSKPANGFGIFDLVGLIWEWTADFNSYMAPPDSRNSGDKNLFCGSGSLNASNLGDYAAFMRYSYRESLKGNFTGRNLGFRCAKDAK, from the coding sequence ATGAAGACTAGGCAGCCAACCTTCATATCCGCGCTGATACTGTCTACCGCCCTCATCTCGACGGCGGCAGTATCAGCAGAAGATATGGTGCTGGTTCCGGAGGGGAGCTTTACGCCGTTCTTCCTGAAAAAAGACAATGCGAACAGCAGTTCAGCCGCAGCACAAGCCATCAACGCGTTCTGGCTGGATGCCACCCCGGTGACCAACCGCAAGTTCCAGGCATTTGTAAACAAACACCCGGCCTGGCATAAATCGAATATCAGGAAGATTTTCACCGACTCGCATTACCTTGCACATTGGCAGAATACGCAAGGCTCGGCCGATACGGCAGACCTCGACAAACCGGTGGTGAATGTGTCCTGGTTCGCGGCAGAGGCATACTGTGAAGCGCAGGATAAACGCCTGCCTTCAACCGATGAATGGGAATACGCCCTGACCGATAACGGCCGCGATCAGGAAAACCTGCAGAAACAGATCATCAACTGGTATTCGGTGCCCAACCAGGAGTTACCGGCAGTCGGATCTAAACCGGCCAACGGCTTTGGCATATTCGATCTCGTGGGTTTGATATGGGAATGGACGGCCGATTTCAACAGCTATATGGCACCACCGGATTCAAGAAACTCCGGTGACAAAAACCTGTTTTGCGGCAGCGGCAGCCTTAACGCCAGCAATCTCGGCGATTATGCCGCTTTCATGAGATACTCATACCGGGAAAGCCTGAAAGGCAACTTTACAGGCAGAAACCTGGGATTCCGTTGCGCAAAGGATGCAAAATGA